A region from the Benincasa hispida cultivar B227 chromosome 12, ASM972705v1, whole genome shotgun sequence genome encodes:
- the LOC120092770 gene encoding soluble inorganic pyrophosphatase 1, translating into MTTDENSNGDKNRVPRLNERILSSLSRRSVAAHPWHDLEIGPDAPKIFNCVVEITKGSKVKYELDKKTGLIKVDRILYSSVVYPHNYGFIPRTLCEDNDPMDVLVLMQEPVLPGCFLRAKAIGLMPMIDQGEKDDKIIAVCADDPEYKHYTDIKELPPHRLSEIRRFFEDYKKNENKEVAVNEFLPSGVALEAIQYSMDLYAEYILHTLRR; encoded by the exons ATGACTACTGATGAGAATTCCAATGGTGATAAGAATCGAGTTCCGAGGTTGAATGAGAGGATTCTTTCTTCTTTGTCTAGAAGATCGGTTGCTGCTCATCCTTGGCATGATCTTGAGATTG GACCTGATGCTCCCAAGATTTTCAACTGT GTTGTTGAGATTACAAAGGGAAGCAAAGTCAAATATGAACTTGACAAGAAGACAGGGCTGATCAAG GTTGATCGGATTCTGTATTCATCAGTGGTCTATCCTCATAATTATGGCTTCATCCCCCGTACACTGTGTGAAGACAATGATCCTATGGATGTTCTAGTACTTATGCAG GAACCAGTTCTTCCTGGCTGTTTTCTCCGAGCCAAGGCCATTGGACTAATGCCCATGATTGATCAG GGAGAGAAGGATGATAAGATCATTGCAGTTTGTGCTGATGATCCAGAATACAAGCATTATACCGACATCAAAGAGCTTCCCCCTCATCGTCTCTCTGAGATTCGTCGCTTCTTCGAAGACT ataaaaaaaatgaaaacaaggAGGTGGCAGTTAATGAATTCTTACCTTCAGGCGTTGCTCTTGAAGCTATACAGTACTCAAT GGATCTTTATGCTGAGTACATTCTGCACACCCTGAGGCGATAG